A segment of the Gloeomargarita sp. SKYB120 genome:
CCAGGGCCGCCAGCGCCTGTCCCGCCCGTTGACGCGCCCGCGCCTCCAGCGCCTGCCCCACCGACATCAGGGCAATCACCATCACCACTTCGTAGAAAAACCGGTCCCACCCCCAGTCGGGCCGCCACCAGGCCACCAGACCAGCAACGTAGGCCACCGTCACGCCCAACCCCACGAGGCTATACATGGTCGGCGCTCCGGACCGCCAGCTTTGCCAGCCGGAGACGAGTATTTCCCGTCCTGGCAGGAGAAGCGCCAGGGTTGCCAGTAGGCATTCCGTCAGGGGGTGATGGAGCCAGGGCCAGTGATGAGACCCCCAGGAAGAGTGCCCCAGCGCCGCCAGCGCTAGTAGTCCCAGGGCTAACAGCAAGTGCCATCGCGAGCGCTCGAGTGTCCGATGGGTTTCCCAGAGACGGTGGGGCCGGCTTGGATAGCCTTTTTGGGTCAAAAACTGGGCGAGTTTTTCCGGGACGACTTGGGTGGCATCCCCAAGAACCTGGGCTTGGTGGGTCGCCAAATTCACCGTTACGGCTAACACCCCCGGATAGCGCCGCAAATGCTGTTCCACCGCCCGCGCACAGCCAGCGCATTTCATGCCCTCGATATCCAGCAGGATGCTTTGCGTTGCTGGTGGTGCCGACAGGTTCATGGTCAACATTCCCTAGATGTGGGCCCCTGTTCCAGTCTAGCCATCCATCCCCGGACGGGTAGCGTCGAGCAAAATTTTTCTATATGTTGCGAATAGCCCGCCTGGAAACCCAGGTCCTAAAATGGTAAAAACCAACACTGGGAGACGCAGGGATGAGCCGGTGGCGACGTCCACGCCTGCAGCCAAAAAAAATTGCCGTCACCTACTACGCCCTGAGCAGCGCGCCGGTCGAACAAATTTGGCAGAAGCTGGCGAATCTGGCGGATCTGTCCTGGCATCCCCTGGTTACTCGCCCCCATGTCCCGTGGGGTTTACTGCCCAAGCCCGGTTTGCTGTACGATGCGGTCTCTCGCCTGTTTCCCATCCGGGTGCGGATTTTTGTAGAGCGCGTACAGCAGCAGCAATTACTGAGCGTGCGGGTGTTTGCCCTGCCCGGCGTGGAGGAGCGGGTGACTTACCAAGTGCAATCCACCGTCTGCGGCACCCAGATTTCCTACTCCCTCACGCTCCAGGGGTGGCTATCGCCGTTGGTCTGGTCGGTTATCCGGCCTCGCGCCGCCCGCGTGGCTCGGCAGTTAGCCCAAGCCGCTGAGGGACGATTGACCACTTCCTGGGATGGGATGTCAGTGATCTAGACCATCGCTTCGGGAAAGGTCTGGGCAAATTCCGCCAGCAGGTCGTCCATTTCCTCCAGCGCCTGGGTGACGTCAATCCGCAGGGTACCCAGCTCCGGTTGCGCCAAAAGTTGCACCAGGACGTCCCGCTTTTTTTGGATGGCCTTGATTTTCTGCTGGAGTTCCTGCTTGTCCATTGCCTTCCCTTTACAGATCTTTCCTCCGACTGTAGGCGATTTTTGCGTGCCTGTCCAGCCGGGCTGCCGTCGCCAGGATGGCTTCGCGATTGGCCAGCAGTTGACCACAGGCGTCCCACGTGCCCTGCAACAACGCCCGTTGCGCCCTTGGCTCCATCTGCACCGACCAGGTTTGGGTTCCCGTTGCCAAGGTCAGCCGCTCTAGGTCCAGCGTAAACACCTGGCTGGGGTCAGTGGCAATGTGCGCTTGTAGGAACTGAATCACGTCAGGCGGAGCAGTTGCCACTGGCAAGCCCAGCGCCAGGCAGTTTCCCGCAAAAATCTCCGCAAAACTCTCCCCCACGATGGCCCGGATCCCCCAGCGTCGCAGGGCCTGTGGGGCGTGCTCTCGGCTGGAGCCGCACCCAAAGTTGGCATTGACCACCAAAATCGTCGCCCCCTGGTACTGGGGTTGGTCAAACGGGTGGTCGCCCCGCGCCCGGTCGTCGGCAAAGACGTGCGCCCCCAACCCGTCAAACGTGACACAGCGCAGAAAACGGGCGGGAATGATCCGGTCAGTGTCAATGTCGTGGCCTACCAGGGGAAGGGCGCGACCAGTAATGCGCTGAATTGGCGTCATGGCGGCTGAGGCAACTGGTCGTTCTCTTTAACTATTCAAGCAGAGAGAAGAGGCCACTAGAAACAGCGTGTCATGGCTTTGGTTATCGCCAAACCACTTCAGGCCGCTATGGCTAGGCCACCCTAGAACGGTGCTGCACCCTGCAGCGGTATGACATGACAAACCTTGGCTACAGGGAACCAACCGCAGGGCCTTGCCCTAGAACGCTAATATCAATGGACCTGACCCGCCAGAAACCGCTGTCTAGGGCTGGGATTTCCGTAAATTTACGCAGGGGAGCGGCGCGATTTTTTGTCATGATGGCAACGTAGGACGGTTTTGGTTAAGAACGTGGAAATGCGGCTGCTTGCAGGCTCGCGGTGGATGGGTGACCGCTATGCGGCTGCGCTTTAGTGCCCTAACCCACCCTGGTATTGTCCGGCAACACAACGAAGATGCCTACTACGTAGATCCCGCAGGGCGCTTTTTCATGGTGGCCGACGGCATGGGTGGCTATTCGGGAGGCGAACGGGCAAGCCAATTGGCGGTTTCGCTGGTAGCGCTCTATCTCGACACCCACTGGCAATCCACTGCATCCCTAGCGGAGACTATCCAACAAGCCATCCTGCGGGCTAACGAACACCTGCTGGTGGAACAGGCCGAAAACCCTGTGATCAGAGACATGGGAACCACGCTGGTACTGCTGTGTTGCGGGGCGGGCAATCAGGCCTGGTATTGCCATGTGGGGGATTCGCGCCTGTACCGATTTCGGCACAACCACCTGGAGCAGTTAACCCGTGACCATACCTGGGTGGCGCAGGCTGTCGAAGCTGGAGGACTATCGCCGCTGCAGGCGCGTTCGCATCCCTGGCGCCATCTGCTGACCCAGTGTCTTGGGCGCGAGGACTTGGAACCGGTGGTAGTGCAGTCTCTGACGCTGGAGCCAGGGGACTGTTATCTCCTGTGCAGCGATGGGTTGACCGAAGAGGTGCTGGACTGGCAAATTGCGGCGACGTTGCGGCGGCGGCGTTCCCCGGAGTGGACAGTGCAGGCTTTGGTGGATGCGGCCTGTCAGCACGGTGGCCGAGACAATATCACCGCTGTCGTGGTCCAGGTGCTAGAGGAGACGGAAGCCCCACCGGCCTGATACGCTATCGTAAAAGCTAGCGAGGAGGAGAACCCATGGACGCGCAGGTGCGGAGCTGGTTGCAGCCGGTGGCTGATTTTTTTAACGGTCTGTCTATACCGGAACCGATTGTCCACTGGGGGCATCCCGTCATGATGGGCATCGTACTGGTGTTTATGGGCAGTTTTGCCGCTTGGCGGGGATGGCAAGGTCGGTTGGCGACCGACCCCCACCTCAAGCAGCAAGCGTGGCGGGAACACCGCCAGTTAGTCCCCTGGCTGTACCTGTTCCTGGCGTTGGGCTACAGCGGCGGACTGCTCTCGCTGGTGATGCAGGGGCAGGAGATTTTCCACAGCGCCCACTTTGTAACGGGAACCCTGGTATTGGCGGGATTGACGGTGAACGCCCTGTTGGCGCTGGGAATGAAGGGGGCAGCGGCCATTCGCACCCTCCACGCCTACGTGGGAAGCGCAACCTTGGCGGTGGCGGTGGTGCATATGGCCTTGGGCGTGCAATTAGGGCTGTCATTCTAGGGAGCAGGAAACCCGATGCGCCTGCTTTGGAGTTGTTTGCTGGGATTGCTGTTGTGGTGCTACGGTGGGGTGACGGCACCAGCCTTGGCCATGACCGACGCCCAGCGGTTGGTGGTAGAGGTATGGCACATCGTCAACCGGGCCTACGTGGACCCCACCTTCAACGGTCACAACTGGCAGCAGGTGCGGCGGGCGGCCCTGCAGCGCCCCCTGGAGACCATGGCCCAGGCAAGGCAGGTCATTCAAGAAATGCTGGTCCAGTTGGACGACCCCTTTACCCGGCTGTTGCCCCGCCAGCAATACCGCACCCTGCAGACTACCACGGCGGGAACGCTGACAGGTGTAGGGCTGCAGCTCGTGTTAGATGGGGAGCAGCGGGTGCCTTTGGTGGTGGCACCAATTCCCGGTTCACCGGCGGCCCGGGCGGGCATCCAGAGCCATGACCGCATCGTGGCGATTGACGGCCAACCCACCCAGGGTCTGGACATGGAGACGGCGGCTAGCCGGTTGCGGGGCGCGCCAGGGACCCCTGTGACCCTAACACTGCAACGGGGCGAGCAGCAATGGACAGTGACCCTGGAACGGCAGCGGGTGATCCTACCCTCGGTGGTGTGGGAGGTGCGGCCCGGTGACATCGGCTACATCCAACTCAGCCAATTCAGCGCCAGTTCTGCGGCGGAGATGGCCCGGGCGATTCAAGCGCTCGAGGCCCAGGGCGTACGGGGCTACGTTTTGGATTTGCGCAACAACCCAGGTGGTCTTTTCCAGGCGGGGATAGAAATCGCCCAAGAGTGGATAGACCAGGGCACGGTGGTCTATACCGTTAACCGAGACGGGGAGCAAACGGATTTCACCGCGGCGGGCCAGGCGTTGACGGATAAACCCCTGGTGGTGTTGATCAACCACGGCACCGCAAGCGCCAGCGAGATCTTGGCAGGGGCGTTGCAGGACCATCATCGCGCCTGGCTGGTGGGAGAACCCACCTTCGGCAAGGGATTGATCCAGTCGGTCTTTCCCCTGAGCAACGGGGACGGGTTAGCTGTCTCGGTGGCCCGCTACCAAACCCCAGCGCACCACGATATTCACCGGCGAGGGATCACGCCCGACCAACTGGTGCCGACGCCTGCAGAGGGTATCACTGACCCCGCTAGGGACCCCCAGTATCAAGCGGCGGTGGCTTGGTTAGAGCGCTACCTAGCCCAAGGTTCCCCTTCTATCCTGGAAACAGAGCAACGGGGGTGGCATGGATAAAATTAACGTTGGTCTTTTAGGGCTAGGGACCGTGGGTGCCGGCGTGGCAGCGATTCTGCTCGACCCCCAGGGACGCCATCCCCTGCTAACGGACATCGTGTTGCGGCGGGTGGGGGTACGGTCCCTGCACAAACCGCGGGCGCTGCATCTGCCGGCGGGGATTCTCACCACCGACCTGGTAGGCCTGGTCCAGGACCCGGACATCCACATCGTGGTGGAGTTAATGGGTGGACTGGAACCGGCGCGCAGTCTTCTCCTGCAGGCTATCCAG
Coding sequences within it:
- a CDS encoding S41 family peptidase yields the protein MRLLWSCLLGLLLWCYGGVTAPALAMTDAQRLVVEVWHIVNRAYVDPTFNGHNWQQVRRAALQRPLETMAQARQVIQEMLVQLDDPFTRLLPRQQYRTLQTTTAGTLTGVGLQLVLDGEQRVPLVVAPIPGSPAARAGIQSHDRIVAIDGQPTQGLDMETAASRLRGAPGTPVTLTLQRGEQQWTVTLERQRVILPSVVWEVRPGDIGYIQLSQFSASSAAEMARAIQALEAQGVRGYVLDLRNNPGGLFQAGIEIAQEWIDQGTVVYTVNRDGEQTDFTAAGQALTDKPLVVLINHGTASASEILAGALQDHHRAWLVGEPTFGKGLIQSVFPLSNGDGLAVSVARYQTPAHHDIHRRGITPDQLVPTPAEGITDPARDPQYQAAVAWLERYLAQGSPSILETEQRGWHG
- a CDS encoding DUF4079 domain-containing protein; translated protein: MDAQVRSWLQPVADFFNGLSIPEPIVHWGHPVMMGIVLVFMGSFAAWRGWQGRLATDPHLKQQAWREHRQLVPWLYLFLALGYSGGLLSLVMQGQEIFHSAHFVTGTLVLAGLTVNALLALGMKGAAAIRTLHAYVGSATLAVAVVHMALGVQLGLSF
- a CDS encoding protein phosphatase 2C domain-containing protein codes for the protein MRLRFSALTHPGIVRQHNEDAYYVDPAGRFFMVADGMGGYSGGERASQLAVSLVALYLDTHWQSTASLAETIQQAILRANEHLLVEQAENPVIRDMGTTLVLLCCGAGNQAWYCHVGDSRLYRFRHNHLEQLTRDHTWVAQAVEAGGLSPLQARSHPWRHLLTQCLGREDLEPVVVQSLTLEPGDCYLLCSDGLTEEVLDWQIAATLRRRRSPEWTVQALVDAACQHGGRDNITAVVVQVLEETEAPPA
- the leuD gene encoding 3-isopropylmalate dehydratase small subunit; the protein is MTPIQRITGRALPLVGHDIDTDRIIPARFLRCVTFDGLGAHVFADDRARGDHPFDQPQYQGATILVVNANFGCGSSREHAPQALRRWGIRAIVGESFAEIFAGNCLALGLPVATAPPDVIQFLQAHIATDPSQVFTLDLERLTLATGTQTWSVQMEPRAQRALLQGTWDACGQLLANREAILATAARLDRHAKIAYSRRKDL